The sequence tatttcTTACTATTAAAATTGTTCAAACTTGTCACTTTTTTTCTATCTCTCTTGTATATGCGtgtgtataattttattttattattcatgtcTTTTAAACTTTCGTATCAAATTAAGTTAATAtttattctttcattattttccaattaaataaaaaaactaatttaattttttaattaatactcaAATATGTttcaaacataataaaatatttacaaaataggattgaatttaaataccttaatgtaaaataactatttttaaatattcaaattaaaatatttaaacacttatttttataattcagtatatgttttaatttaatttataactaaaaaatgtttttgtaattatttttatatttttataattctacTCTATTTACAAGTACACAGTAAAATATATATCAGATATTTGCTTGTtagtgatgacaaaaattttgtTCAAATACTTTACTTTTAGTATCAGCTCCAACTAAAAATCCTGATTAAGGTGCGAGGGATTTGTTATATAACAACTGAAAATACGAGTTGTTAGATTCAAGTGGATTTTCTTTCTATGTATTGCATCTCTAAACTCCAATCACAATTCACAAGCACTAAGTTTTGATAAGGATTTTCTTTCTGTGTATTGACATCTCTAAACTCTAATCACAATTCACAAGCACTAAGTTTTGAAATTGCTATCCAAGCTACcaataaaaaagagaagatgCTATATGAGGAAATCAAAGTttcaacaaattatatatagtaaCCTAAAGTACCACGGTGCGTGCGCTACCTACCATATCATATCATTTCATGTATTACACAAGCATGCCTTTGACTAACctaattattataatgtttTCTATGTATCAAGGGTAGTCAAATGTGTTATCATGATTCATGAAAGAAACAGGTAGAAGCTTTAtagggtggtggtggtgcaataaaattaaataacttacaGAGATTCGACTCAACTTTCTCCTATGGGtgaatacattatttaaattggcgtataatgttattatataaataattcgaTTCCAACTATGAATTTTATTATACACTAAAAAGCATATATGAGAGACAgtctaattatattaattattaataaatttgtaaactattattttgaaattgagtATTAAGTATTtgtataataactaataattaagCAAGGAAACGACATATGTGACTAAAacacaaatttgattttaagcttcctattaaaatacaaaacaataaatagttTACGAATTATTTGTTAGACTTTGCTCCTATAAGGTGCGTGTATCTAtatatgtactttttttttatgtaactaCCTAATCGACTCATTTTAGGATAATGTAATATCTCTGATTCTCATTCTTTAAAACATTAGAGGAGCAAAGGTGTATTCCATTTATATaacctaaattaaaatattaaacaataataaattttagttaacaaAAATGAAGACCAAAAGCCGTTAATAAAAGTTGCACTATATTTCTTTCATGTATATaatctaaattaaaatgatatacttTTTccgaataaattaaaatgatatgctAATTTTGtataaacattataaaaaaaatagagaatataGCATAAAATAAAGATACGGTAAGAATGACGTGGGCCCGTAATAGTCTAAAATTCAGAATCTTTTAGTTACTTGCACCCGTGTCCATCAATACCTAATTTCCTCCATTCGgagtttattatctttttattcttcTGGCTAGCCTAACAAGTCATAACTAACTTTGTATGAAAAACAAATCAAGCATCAGTTTTACCAACCAAAATAAGGGACACATATTCATGCCAAATAATCTCAAACGAGCATGACcacttttaacataaaaaattaacaaatgaatGAGGTGTTTCATCATTGCTTTCTTATGGTCCTTCGCAATTTGCATGCACAAATGGCAAACTCTCGAGAAATAGAAAGTGGTGGTATTAATAGCAATTAAAAGACATGAACAATTCATGGAATTGCATGCACATATGGCAACCTCGCATTCAAGAAATAGAAGCGGTGACATTAATAGCAGCTAAAAGACACGAGTAATTCATGGAattgcatttttgttttatgcaaccaaagagagagaaaatatataagaaaatcaaTAGTAATGTAAAAGACATGAGTAATTCAtggaattacatttttgttttattcaagcaaagagagagaaaataaataaaaaatgaggacaaaaaactcaataaaaaagcTCAGAAGAAAATTATATCCacacattcataattaattaaatgagcTGACTTAATGACACTACAAATATTTCTATTAATGATAACTGAGCTATATTAATTCTATAAATTACTAGTATTCATCTTTTATTACCGGAAAATTTTACGTGACTTACAAATGTTGTTGTTTAAAATTTCTTCTGTTACATtgacttatttttattgtttagtaAGTACTACTTAAGACTTCAACTATGTTCAgtttcgattttttttataaaaaaatcagtaAACTTTATTGCATGTTCAAATATTagatataaaataagttaaaataatcaCCCATTTGAACTCATTAAAATTACTATACAAGTTgttcatatattatattaaaacttcaaacatttttttatccagtacattgtttctttttcttttttgtaattataacacacacacacacatacatatatatatatatatatatattatttttctgtcgcgaaaaaaacaacattgttttcttttcaAGTGCCACAAACTTTACCTAGATTATGAAAATTTATTACAAGACTATTTTCACATGCTCAAATGCGAAACATCATAAAGCTTCTTATAACATTAAtatgtttgatatatatatatatatatatatatatatatatatatatatatatatattatttaaagcattaaatctttattttaacTACCTCCGgaactttttttaaatgaaaacaaaagatgCCGCTTGAGCCATTCCTAGTGGTAGGGTTAATCAAAGCCACGTTGAAGGgcagaaattaattttaacgaCTAAAAACGTATCTGGTTCTCAAGATGGATTTGCcaggaaaataattttcatccacaaaatcaattttaagaaataaaaataattatattcttaAGTTTAAGAAATAACTTTAagtttcaatttaaataatttaaaaaacacacTTATGGTTATATTTGAAAAGtgaatattttctttatgtGAAACTAGATATGTTTtcattgaaagttaaaaaattaattctttcaaacaactgaaatttatttaaaggattattatttattaataaatattatttcatacatATGAGTCAAGGGATTATATTCGTGTTCACACACtcaagaataaaattatttctcattCATCTCATATGATACTAATGATATTTgaaagtaaattattttatacttatataaaaaatatataattcgtTGTTAAAGCAGTAAAAtgtaggaaagaaaagaaagcatcttagaataaaaaaatgagaggaaGTGTGACGTGGCAGCACCCTCAAAACAAAAGTAATGTTGGGCCCACGAAACTCACTCGCATTTTGACCAGAAAACGGGGTTTTGCCCCTCCATGTTAGAGTCACGTCACTTTCCACGATCTCGCGCGAGAGCGTTTTTGACTGCGTTCGGGCAGCGGGCAGCACCGTTCGGGCAGCTTCATTTTCCCTTTCTCTATCTACACACCACTCTCACTCAACGCCTCACTCAAAAAAGGATAACAATCTTACACTCTCACCAGCTgacagagaaagagagagaaacagtATCTGTGTTTTCCTTTCGAAGATAGCTAGAgagaaagtgaaaaagaaagaaaaaataagtttttatttttttattttttcataacttgaagagagaaaaaaaaaaattaaaaatggggaaaatgttttgattctttttgGTGTTTGAGAACagtttgttttgtgtttgtgGGTTTGAGTTTCTGGGGTTGTTCAAAAGAGATGTATTTTGGTGAGATCGGGTTGTGGGTTTGGTGTGGTGGGTGGTAATGGTGGAGATTTGGGAGCTAGGGTTTAGGTTCATTTGAGTTTGAGTTGgagttggtggtggtggtggaggaagaggaATGAGGGTGGTTTTTTTGTGATGTTGTATTGGGGTGCGAGGTTTTGTTTGGATCTGAGGTTGTTGGCTACATAGGTTGATGGAGAGAAAGTTCATGGCTTTAGGTTTCATTTGGTGGGTGGTGTTGGTTCATCCACTATGCCTGATTTCTGCTAACATGGAAGGTTTGTATGGAATGAAATTATTGTCTGTGTGGCTGATTCATTTTATGCCTAGtggaataaaaaatgagaaaatgaaCTGTTTTCAAGCTTGTTTGGGGGTTTTGCTTGCTGTTTCCTTGATTTCATTGAGTTTGGTAAAGgaaattcttttttcctttttgtttcctcCTTGTTTTTTTGGCTTCAAGAAGGGGTTGtgtattgatgaagaagattcatGTTGTTGTTGGCATTGCTCTCTTTTGGTGTTTCATCAATCTTCACTCCCTTTGCTTGTGGGTTTGTAGAAAGGATGTTGTAGAAGTGACTAGATGGAAtctttttgtctttatttattttggtctaTGAAGTTCTCAGAGATTTTCCACCTCTTCATTCATGTAGTACCTTTTTAAGACAATGCCTTCTTGCTGGCTATCCTATGAGGTGCCCTGTATATGGGTTACTCCTTCTGCAATTCAAACTAAGTACTGAATTGTTAGTTGTATCGGTAGTAACAGTGTCTAGCATCGAATTTCCCCTACCTTCCTGATTAAGTTCACCTCTCTACTGATCAAGAAATTCTTAGTTGTAATCTACTAGACATTTTAGAATATACGTGCATTCGTAGTAATATACCAGACTATATGTAGTAATCTGCCAGACTGACCGAAATTTGTGTGTCGTGTTTCAATCCGTGCTTGAAGTGTATTGCTCCAATCTATATAGTATGTTCTTGAAGTGTATCTTTTCTGTGCGTGTGTGCCTGTCTTGTTGCATTACTAGTAAACTTGTCTGTAATTTTCAATCCTGTTTTTGTGCTTAAAGTGCATTGCTCCAACCTATACACTATGTTCTgaagtgtatttttttatgcatgtgTGTGCCTGTCATGTTGCATTACCTAGTGaacctctattttttttcaatcctGTTTTTTGTGCTTGAAGTGTATTGCTCCAACCTGTATGCTATGTTCTTGAAGTGTATTTTTGTGTGTATGCGTGTGCCTGTCGTGTTGCATTAACTAGTGAAGTTCTCTGTATTTTTCAATCCTGTTTTTGTGCATGAAGTGTATTGCACCATCCTATATGCTAAGTTCTTAaagtgtattttgtttttgtctgtGCGCATGTGCCTGTTGTGTTGCATAAACTAATGAACTTCTCTGTATTTTTCAATCCTGTTTTTTGTGCTTGAAGTGTCTAGCTCCAACCTATATGCTATGTTTTTGAAGTGTATTTTTGTATGTGCACGTGTGCCTGTCATGTTGCATTAACTAATGAACTTCTCTGTATTTTTCAATCCTGTTTTTTGCGCTCAAAATGTACTCATCATACATGCTATGTTCTTCAAGTGTATTTTTTGTGCACGTGTGCGTGTTGCGTTGCATTAACTAGTGAACTTCTCTGTATTTTTCAATCCTGTTTTTGGAACCCGGAGTGTATTGCACCATCCTATATGCTATGTTCTTGAAGTGTATTTTTTGTGCACGTGTATGTCGTATTGCATTAACTAGTGAAATTCTCTATATTTTTCAATTGTGTTTTTTGTGCTTGAAGTGTACTGCTCCAACCTATATGGTATGTTCTTGAAgtgtattattttttgtgtttgcgTGTGTGTCTAGTTGCATTAATTAGTGCTTGAAGTGTGTCCTAATCCTGTTTGTTTGTGCATGATGCGTATTGCTTCAACCCATATGGtacaatatttttcttatgtgcAATTTCTAACTGCTTTATCAAGCAACTTTACTGCTGGAAATGTTCGTTGGTGTGAATTTGATATGCAAGTATATTTTGAACTTTAAAGTACCTGATTGTATGTTCTTGTGTTTTGAAACAGGAGATGCTTTGCATAGTCTGAGGACAAACTTACAGGATCCCAACAATGTTTTGCAAAGTTGGGATCCTACACTTGTTAATCCATGTACATGGTTTCATGTAACATGCAACAATGATAATAGTGTCATAAGAGTGTAAGTTGCTtgttccttgatatctgtcacATGTTCATTCTGTCTGAACGGCTTCTTTTAATTGAGGATGACTTCTCTAACGTTTGCTTGTGATCTTTACTTTGCTTGGTTGTCAGTGATCTGGGGAATGCTGCACTGTCTGGTCAACTTGTTCCGCAGCTTGGTCAGCTCAAGAATTTGCAGTATTTGTATGTTATCCCTTGATTTGATGttccaatgttttttttttctttcatcattGAAGTTGTTGTATGGGCTTTGTTAATGAAGTGACAACTATTACTGAACTTTCATTTGGATCTGTGATTATAAATCATTTATTGTGATTATCAAGTTGGGTCCTGATGTAATGGGGTCCTTACTATTGCATCTTCAATTGCCAGCTGGATGATCATGTTGTGTGTTGGCAATAATTTGAGGTTTCTGTTCCTTTTCAGCTGGTTTTTACCATACTTTTAGAATACTAGACTAGATAATGAGGGTTGTCTGTGTACTGCTCCATCCTGACTTTTAAATCATTAGTATAGTTGTTTCAATGTAATGATTATGTTCATTTGAGTATTATTACCGGACAATATTGTATTCTACTCATCCACTGTTTAAAATTGCTTTGCAAGTCAACCAAATGGATTGAGTTTTTGTGTTTAGAAATCTTGAGAAAAAAAGAACTTGCCTTGCCTTGCGTTGGTTTTAAAATACTGTATCCTTTTACTACAGGATTACTCTTATTCAGAAGGTAGGGTATGCTCCTGAAACAATTGTAAAGTTTTTGGCAGATgatgattttaataatattgatttaaatatctttagtctttttatatctttttttgtttattgttttacaTAATAGGGAACTCTACAGCAATAACATTACTGGCCCTATTCCAAGTGACCTGGGGAATCTTACTAACTTGGTGAGCTTGGATCTGTACCTAAATCATTTCACTGGCCCAATCCCAGATTCATTGGGCAAGTTGTCAAAATTGCGTTTCCTGTGAGTATACTTGTTCTATTCATACGCTGTGGACattctgattattttttaaaatgtcaatAGCTATTATTTTTCTGTTCAAGGGTAAAATCCTGTTCTGGTGCTTGTCAATCTCTACGTACTTGATCTTTTGGATATCAGGATGGATCTTAATTCTGTTTTCCTATTATGTCTAAGGATAGTCGGCTTAACAATAACAGCTTGTCAGGTCCTATCCCCATGTCACTGACTAATATTACAGCTCTCCAAGTTCTGTGAGTGCCACTATATCTAAAAATATGCTATTTATTTCTCTCTATTATTTGTATGCaatggtaatattttttttttctcaatttatttGTCAAATGTAGGGATTTGTCTAATAATCATCTATCAGGAGTGGTTCCTGATAATGGCTCCTTCTCATTATTCACTCCTATCAGGTTTCTTACTGAACTTTGTGTTATTGTCCCAGCGGTTctgatttgtaaatttttttctaaatgagCTTCCCTTCTCAGTTTTGCAAACAACTTGGATCTATGTGGACCTGTCACTGGGCACCCTTGTCCAGGCTCTCCTCCATTTtctcctcctcccccttttGTCCCTCCACCTCCAATTTCTGCCCCAGGTAAGCTTCCTTCTGTTGCAATTGCTCTTAGTTATAAAGCTGATTTGCAAAGCTCATGGTGAGGGctgtttcaattatttattatggATGTGGCTATAGTTGCTGACCATAATTCATTATACACACTCACTTGTGTAGCTGAATTGTTTTATTCATGCCATGGGAGTGAATATTGTGTTTTTTTGCTTGTAGTGTTTAAGATCCCTTCCCGTTCTCTGGGAAAGTTTCTATTATTTCATACAGGCACGTTGCATGTTTTCCTTTATTGCTGTTGATTGTGATGTTAAGTTATGAAGACTAAATTCTTTATTGGCTCATTTGGAATCGGAAATCATTGATTAGTCATATcttctaatattttaaagatttgtTTGTGTTGCTGCACCTACATGgtttatatttgtatatttatgAATGCAATGCTAAAAATGAAGATAAAGAAACAGTGATGATCCAACCTTCCTCTATATCTAATTGCAGGAGGTAATGGTGCCACCGGAGCAATAGCTGGAGGAGTTGCTGCTGGTGCTGCTCTATTATTTGCTGCACCTGCAATTGCATTTGCCTGGTGGCGTCGAAGGAAACCACAAGAATTTTTCTTTGATGTGCCTGGTGAGCAATCATAGAAGAATGGGTATAACAGTTTCTAAACCTGTTTAAAGAATATATAGTTTGATTTCCTTGCTTATGTTTGCAGCTGAAGAGGATCCTGAAGTCCATCTGGGACAGCTTAAGAGGTTCTCACTACGAGAACTGCAAGTTGCAACAGATAGTTTCAGTAATAAGAACATTCTTGGGAGGGGAGGATTTGGTAAGGTGTACAAAGGACGTTTGGCAGATGGTTCATTGGTGGCTGTGAAAAGATTGAAAGAGGAACGCACACCAGGTGGGGAGCTTCAGTTTCAGACTGAAGTAGAGATGATTAGCATGGCTGTGCATAGAAATCTCCTTCGACTACGTGGGTTCTGTATGACACCAACAGAAAGGCTACTTGTTTATCCCTACATGGCTAATGGAAGTGTTGCTTCATGCTTAAGAGGTAGATCTTCTGTCTTATTCTTTTTAGcaattgtttttgtcttttttattctcttatttctCTCATTCCTTTCTTTGCCCCTTTCCCCCTATCCACCCTACAGGGAACAGGGTTCTTATTGTCATATTTACCATTTCTCCCATAGTTTTACTTTAGCCTATGCTTATGAAAGTAGTATAGTTGTTGGATGCTTAAGCTGTGGCACATTCTATTAATAATGATGAGAAAAAGGGAACAAGCTATACAGTTTTACACCTTTGGTTTGGTCAAATATACATTCACCACCTGCTGTTTAAAAGGAACATGTAGCTCCCAAAGCCCAAGAGGACTACCTTAGGTCTAAGACCTTAACTGGTTTTAGCTCATTTCTTAACTTCAAAATGTCACGTACCCTTTCAGAGCATGGGGATTTTGGCCATCTTTATTTTATAGTCTCTTTTAATCAGGTGTTAACTTCCATTAATTTCACTATTTAATTTGATGATCCTTCAGCTTGGAAAAAGATTGTAAAGTTTATTATTTTGGGGGGCAACTTCTTGGGGAATGTTTATTCCATAAATTCCCAAgctcaaaagaaaaaagagacgACAAagtaaagatataaaaaaactagGCTGTTTTATGGAAATTATATAAGCCTGATTTGATTTCTAAACTAGAGGAAACCCCAAGGAGTGAATAGTTACACATTCTAAGCTTAAGTAAATTTTACTTGTATTATTGGCCCATCCATACTGGTTATATTCTCAATCATTGAATGTTTTTATTgtcataattttgtaattggtttATTTTAGAGCGTCCTCCACATCAAGAACCCCTGGATTGGCCAACTAGAAAAAGAATAGCTTTGGGATCAGCAAGGGGTCTTTCATATTTGCATGATCATTGTGACCCGAAGATTATTCATCGTGATGTGAAAGCTGCAAACATATTGCTGGATGAAGAGTTTGAGGCTGTTGTTGGGGACTTTGGATTGGCCAAACTTATGGATTACAAGGACACGCATGTGACAACTGCTGTACGGGGAACTATTGGGCATATAGCTCCTGAGTACCTCTCCACCGGTAAATCTTCAGAGAAAACTGACGTTTTTGGTTATGGTATCATGCTTCTGGAGCTGATAACTGGACAGAGAGCTTTTGACCTTGCTCGACTCGCTAATGACGATGATGTTATGCTGCTTGATTGGGTATGTTTAGTGTAAAAGTATAtccttgtgtttttattttttataatttacccTGCAGTTAAATTCCATGCAATCCCTCAAAATTGTTGACTTAGGCTGTTAGGCAGAATGATCGTGTCCATCTATAGCATTGGATGCTTCTCAAATATGAATGAGTGGAGTATGCAAGAGTATCAGTATTGAGAACCTATCCAATATTGATGATATGTGAAGCAAATGCAATTATGAAGTTCCTTTTCAGTATTGTAATGTATGTCCAAATCTAATACAACTGAATATTTTTACAGGTAAAAGGACTTCTGAAAGAGAAAAAGCTTGAAATGTTGGTTGATCCTGATCTACAAAACAACTATATAGAAGCTGAGGTAGAACAGTTAATCCAGGTTGCACTGCTCTGCACACAAGGTTCCCCGATGGACCGACCAAAGATGTCAGAAGTGGTGAGAATGCTTGAAGGTGATGGCTTGGCAGAAAGATGGGATGAGTGGCAAAAGGTGGAAGTTCTCCGGCAGGAGGTGGAGCTGGCCCCTCATCCTAATTCTGATTGGATCGTCGACTCAACCGAAAATCTGCATGCAGTAGAGTTATCTGGTCCAAGGTGACCTTGGCACAGTagtaaattaagaagaaaaaaagaaaagaaaagaatggatttatttatgacttattttttaactataaaagttttcttactttttccctttttggtTCCTTCAAGTGCCATATCCTGTAAGTCCGCtgcattattttcatttacatttGTGCATAGGGGTCGCTTTGTCAAGTTGCAATTTGTATCATCTGCTGCATTTGATGAAGTGATGTTTACTTAGATGAAACAATGGCAGCTTAATCTTTTTGTACACCCTTGTTTCATACTCGTTCAATCTATAGTTTATATCTTATCTCATTCTTATATGTTTTGTATGATAGTAACACCCCTAAAAGCTGTGGAACCGGTTCTTGCTAAAATCCCATTTCAAATGTGGATTTTATTATATGGTTATTACCGAATAATGTCCCATACATGTGATAAGTTATGGtaataatattgaaaaaaaaaatgaagccaTAATATTGGAAAGTTGTGTCTCCTACCGTACACGTTTTCATGCTAAATAGATTATAGTTTGTGttgaaatttggaaattaaGTCCAAGCACTTATCAAATAAGAGAAACAGACTTGAGACTTCAAGATACCACGATCAAGTTCATTTTCTTGACAGTCAGAatcaagttttattgttttagctcattcttattttatatattcatctttgtagtattttatatattataatttttaatttcatacaaaaatatatataataagtatgTCAACTAGAAAATATGAATTAGGTTAttcaaaatttcagaaaaagagaAGAGTCAAGACTTTAATTGCATCACAAAAAGGAGTCAtggataaatttataaaaatagataagaaaaatgaattagaaaatattggTGGGTGCTTTTTGAATGAACAAGATAACAATTTAGATATAGGTGAAAGCAACAATAGAGAAGTAGTTAGTGATgaggataattataattttgattctcaAACTCATGATAACGAGAAGGAGATTGAGAGACTAGATGAttctactttaaaaaaaaatatatgatccaAGCCAATTGAAGAATATTGATATGACTTTGAGAGATTTATCAGTGGAAAAGGGTCCTATTAAAGTTACTGATATGGATTTTCCAAAGAATAAATATTCTAGGCACTTTTCTTCatcaaattacattaaaaaattgtctAATTGAGAGAAACATGAAAGAAAATGGCTAATTTATTCTAGAGATTTGGATAgagtctttttgtttttgttggaaGTTATTTAATGTCGTTTCTTGCACAAGTAAACTAGCTAACGAAGGTAGTAAAGATTGGAGAAATCTTAGTGCTAAGTTGAAGAGTCAAGAAATAACGAATGAAAATATTACTaacatgaatgcatgaattgatttgGAAATGAGATTGGTAGAAAATAAAGCAATATAAAAACATGTCCAAGAACAAATAAATAGAGATGGAAAACATTG comes from Glycine soja cultivar W05 chromosome 20, ASM419377v2, whole genome shotgun sequence and encodes:
- the LOC114403489 gene encoding somatic embryogenesis receptor kinase 2, giving the protein MERKFMALGFIWWVVLVHPLCLISANMEGDALHSLRTNLQDPNNVLQSWDPTLVNPCTWFHVTCNNDNSVIRVDLGNAALSGQLVPQLGQLKNLQYLELYSNNITGPIPSDLGNLTNLVSLDLYLNHFTGPIPDSLGKLSKLRFLRLNNNSLSGPIPMSLTNITALQVLDLSNNHLSGVVPDNGSFSLFTPISFANNLDLCGPVTGHPCPGSPPFSPPPPFVPPPPISAPGGNGATGAIAGGVAAGAALLFAAPAIAFAWWRRRKPQEFFFDVPAEEDPEVHLGQLKRFSLRELQVATDSFSNKNILGRGGFGKVYKGRLADGSLVAVKRLKEERTPGGELQFQTEVEMISMAVHRNLLRLRGFCMTPTERLLVYPYMANGSVASCLRERPPHQEPLDWPTRKRIALGSARGLSYLHDHCDPKIIHRDVKAANILLDEEFEAVVGDFGLAKLMDYKDTHVTTAVRGTIGHIAPEYLSTGKSSEKTDVFGYGIMLLELITGQRAFDLARLANDDDVMLLDWVKGLLKEKKLEMLVDPDLQNNYIEAEVEQLIQVALLCTQGSPMDRPKMSEVVRMLEGDGLAERWDEWQKVEVLRQEVELAPHPNSDWIVDSTENLHAVELSGPR